One window of Tepidanaerobacter acetatoxydans Re1 genomic DNA carries:
- a CDS encoding NAD(P)/FAD-dependent oxidoreductase yields the protein MTKKVAVIGGGAAGLMASYQASVRGASVYLFERNPNLGRKILISGKGRCNLTNLKRLDEFIEYFPGNGKFLFSSLSTFSNRDLIAFFEKLGVKTKVERGGRVFPVSDNSLDVVKALQKAVTNAGVHIKYKSRITGLIVEKQHIKGVIVGNDHERFDCDSVVIATGGLSYPATGSTGDGYELARQVGHTITVLKPSLVPLISKEKWIKELQGLTLRNVEATAYIKQKKLASEFGEMIFTHYGISGPIILTLSRHIIDYLEEYPLVSINLKPALTEQELDKRLIRDFHLYKNKIFKNAMNDLLPKKMIPVFINYTEIDPEKPVNQISQDDRKKIRDCLRNFQITISGCKEKEAIVTRGGVSVKEINPKTMESKIVNGLFFAGEVIDVDGVTGGYNLQSAFSTGFVAGCNSASAK from the coding sequence ATGACAAAAAAAGTTGCAGTTATTGGCGGTGGTGCCGCAGGGCTCATGGCATCTTATCAAGCCTCTGTTCGTGGAGCAAGTGTTTATCTCTTTGAGAGGAATCCAAATCTAGGAAGAAAAATACTTATTTCAGGTAAGGGACGGTGCAATTTAACTAATTTAAAGAGACTAGATGAGTTTATCGAATATTTTCCAGGCAATGGGAAATTTCTTTTTAGCTCACTTTCAACATTTTCTAATAGAGATTTAATAGCCTTTTTTGAAAAACTAGGAGTTAAAACAAAGGTTGAGCGTGGTGGTAGAGTATTCCCTGTATCTGATAATTCCCTTGATGTTGTAAAAGCACTCCAAAAGGCTGTTACGAATGCTGGTGTTCATATTAAATATAAAAGCCGTATAACGGGTTTGATTGTTGAAAAGCAACATATTAAGGGTGTTATTGTCGGTAACGACCATGAAAGATTTGATTGTGATAGCGTAGTAATAGCAACTGGGGGTCTTTCATACCCTGCTACAGGCTCTACCGGAGACGGGTATGAACTTGCTCGCCAGGTAGGACATACAATTACGGTGCTTAAGCCCTCGCTAGTTCCTTTGATATCTAAAGAGAAATGGATTAAAGAACTTCAAGGCCTTACTTTAAGAAACGTCGAAGCAACAGCATATATTAAACAAAAAAAATTAGCATCCGAATTTGGAGAAATGATATTTACACATTATGGTATCTCCGGGCCCATAATTTTAACCTTGAGCAGACACATAATAGATTATTTAGAAGAATATCCATTAGTGTCAATTAATTTAAAGCCGGCTTTGACTGAACAGGAGCTAGATAAAAGATTAATTAGAGATTTCCATCTTTACAAAAATAAAATTTTTAAAAATGCGATGAATGATTTATTACCCAAGAAAATGATTCCAGTTTTTATAAATTATACCGAAATTGATCCCGAAAAGCCAGTTAATCAAATTTCTCAGGATGATAGAAAAAAGATAAGAGATTGCCTTAGAAACTTTCAGATAACAATATCTGGGTGCAAAGAAAAAGAAGCTATTGTTACAAGGGGAGGAGTATCAGTTAAGGAAATAAATCCTAAAACTATGGAGTCAAAAATAGTCAATGGACTATTTTTTGCCGGCGAAGTAATAGATGTAGATGGGGTAACAGGAGGGTATAATTTACAATCAGCATTTTCTACCGGCTTTGTTGCAGGATGCAATTCAGCTTCCGCTAAATAA
- a CDS encoding ABC transporter ATP-binding protein, giving the protein MPGEILKVEKLCFKYNDADVLKDINFTLEVGDFVGILGPNGCGKTTLLKNINRWLQPHQGNIHIDGSNILKISVKDLAKQVATVPQDTYLDIAFTAEQIVAMGRNPHLKNFESEQSKDRAIIEDSMKVMDILHLKDKPAYQLSGGERQRVLIARALAQQPRLLLLDEPTSHLDINYQWELLELLKKLCVEKSLTILIVIHDINLASMFCNKVILLKEHRIFKMGNLTEVLNEQNIREVFCMDVQVTFPKDSLRPVAIFLSPTDKNVLPKPFKSLHVICGGGEGEKLLYYLSQRGYKVSVGVLNKGDTDWKVAHLLGFTVIEEVPFSPITEEKILENISHINRSDAVILANIPFGLGNLKNLACLKQLVARKRVFILEEKDIGERDYTNGKATQMYNEIKERATVLKSMQELKKII; this is encoded by the coding sequence ATGCCAGGAGAAATACTGAAGGTTGAAAAGCTCTGCTTTAAATATAATGATGCAGATGTACTTAAGGATATAAATTTTACTTTAGAAGTTGGAGATTTTGTAGGCATTTTAGGACCTAATGGTTGTGGTAAAACCACATTATTGAAAAACATTAATCGCTGGCTACAACCTCATCAGGGGAATATACACATTGATGGGTCAAACATTTTAAAAATCAGCGTTAAGGATTTAGCAAAACAAGTTGCCACAGTACCTCAAGATACTTATCTGGATATAGCTTTTACAGCAGAACAGATAGTGGCAATGGGAAGAAATCCTCACCTTAAAAACTTTGAATCCGAGCAATCAAAAGACCGTGCTATAATAGAGGATTCTATGAAGGTTATGGATATCTTACATTTAAAAGACAAGCCTGCTTATCAACTGAGCGGCGGAGAAAGGCAACGAGTTTTAATAGCTAGGGCTTTAGCACAGCAGCCCCGCTTACTTCTCTTAGATGAGCCAACTTCACATCTTGATATTAATTATCAATGGGAATTGCTTGAGCTTTTAAAAAAATTATGTGTTGAAAAATCCTTAACCATTTTAATTGTAATTCATGATATCAATTTAGCATCTATGTTTTGCAATAAAGTTATCCTTTTAAAAGAGCATAGAATATTTAAGATGGGTAACTTGACTGAAGTGCTGAATGAACAAAATATAAGAGAAGTTTTTTGTATGGATGTTCAGGTAACCTTTCCAAAAGATAGTCTGCGGCCTGTTGCTATTTTTTTAAGTCCTACGGATAAAAATGTTTTACCTAAACCTTTTAAGAGTCTCCATGTTATATGCGGAGGCGGAGAAGGCGAAAAATTATTATATTATTTAAGTCAAAGAGGATATAAAGTTTCTGTAGGGGTTTTAAACAAAGGCGATACTGATTGGAAAGTAGCTCATTTATTAGGCTTTACTGTTATTGAAGAAGTTCCGTTTTCGCCAATTACTGAGGAGAAGATTTTGGAAAATATATCACATATAAACAGATCTGACGCAGTAATTTTAGCAAATATTCCCTTTGGTTTAGGTAACCTAAAAAATCTTGCCTGCCTGAAACAATTGGTAGCTAGAAAAAGAGTTTTTATTTTAGAAGAAAAAGATATTGGTGAAAGAGATTATACTAACGGCAAAGCTACCCAAATGTACAATGAAATTAAGGAAAGAGCAACCGTTTTAAAGTCAATGCAGGAGTTAAAGAAGATAATATGA
- the speB gene encoding agmatinase, translating into MEYFDYVRYQDRFLEAKDDYNNAKIIIIGAPMDFTVSFRPGTRFGPKKIREVSYGLESYSVYTDDSLEDKKFFDAGDADIPFGNVEKSLDILENITEKILEDEKIPLYLGGEHLISYPIIKKVTEKYPDLVVLHFDAHADLRDTYFGEKLSHATVLRRISEHIKDKHIFHFGIRSGVREEFLYAQQHTHMHPIEVKTPFLNVLQDLKNRPIYITLDIDVVDPAFAPGTGTPEPGGCNSQEILEVVSHFKSLNVVGFDLVEVSPANDLSDRTSLLAAKILRELLIGLG; encoded by the coding sequence TTGGAATATTTTGATTATGTGCGATACCAAGACAGATTTTTGGAAGCTAAAGATGATTACAATAATGCTAAAATTATAATTATAGGTGCACCTATGGACTTTACAGTGAGCTTCCGACCAGGTACTCGATTCGGACCTAAAAAAATACGCGAGGTTTCATATGGATTAGAAAGTTATAGTGTTTACACTGATGATTCACTTGAAGATAAAAAGTTTTTTGATGCTGGAGATGCAGATATTCCTTTTGGTAATGTAGAAAAAAGTCTTGATATATTAGAGAATATTACAGAAAAAATTTTGGAAGATGAAAAAATTCCTCTTTATTTAGGGGGAGAACACCTTATAAGTTATCCTATAATAAAAAAAGTTACAGAGAAGTATCCTGATCTTGTCGTGCTCCATTTTGATGCCCATGCAGATTTAAGAGATACTTATTTTGGAGAAAAGTTGTCCCATGCCACCGTCTTGCGCAGGATATCAGAACATATAAAGGATAAACATATTTTTCATTTCGGCATAAGGTCTGGAGTTAGGGAAGAGTTTTTGTATGCACAGCAACACACACATATGCATCCTATCGAAGTAAAAACGCCTTTTTTAAATGTACTTCAAGACTTAAAGAACCGGCCAATATATATAACACTAGATATTGATGTTGTAGATCCGGCTTTTGCTCCGGGCACAGGAACTCCTGAACCGGGCGGGTGTAATTCGCAGGAGATACTTGAAGTTGTATCACATTTTAAGAGCTTAAACGTTGTGGGATTTGATTTGGTAGAAGTTTCTCCAGCTAATGATCTATCTGATAGAACTTCACTTTTAGCGGCTAAAATATTACGTGAATTATTAATTGGGCTGGGATAA
- the speE gene encoding polyamine aminopropyltransferase: MELWFSEYQTKNVKLSFRVTDVIYTKQSEYQYISVFDTEDFGRVLALDDTVMLTTKDEFIYHEMISHIPLLTHGNAAKVLVIGGGDGGTVREILKHPVKEINLVEIDHEVIETSKKYFPAVSCGLSDPRVKIFCEDGIEFVKKHSGYDVIIIDSTDPIGPAVGLFSSQFYKNVFEALNDDGIMVAQTETPILFGDLIKRIYTDMSATFPYTNLYSAVIPTYPGAFWTFTMGSKSINPISQEISDIPFLETKYYSRELHKSYFVLPPFVKDIISK; this comes from the coding sequence TTGGAGCTTTGGTTTTCGGAATATCAAACAAAAAATGTTAAACTATCATTTAGAGTAACCGATGTTATTTATACAAAGCAAAGCGAGTACCAATACATATCTGTTTTTGATACAGAAGACTTTGGAAGGGTTTTAGCATTAGACGATACAGTGATGCTTACAACAAAAGATGAATTCATCTATCATGAAATGATTTCTCATATTCCTTTATTGACTCACGGTAACGCAGCAAAGGTGCTTGTTATAGGTGGCGGAGATGGTGGAACAGTAAGAGAAATTTTAAAGCATCCAGTAAAAGAAATAAATCTGGTAGAAATTGATCATGAAGTTATTGAAACATCAAAAAAATATTTTCCTGCTGTAAGTTGTGGTTTATCAGATCCGCGAGTAAAAATATTCTGTGAAGACGGAATTGAATTTGTAAAAAAACACAGCGGATATGATGTTATTATAATAGATTCTACTGATCCTATCGGGCCTGCCGTAGGGTTATTTTCAAGCCAATTCTATAAAAATGTTTTTGAAGCTCTAAATGATGATGGAATAATGGTTGCTCAAACGGAAACACCAATTCTTTTTGGAGATTTGATTAAAAGAATTTATACTGATATGTCGGCAACGTTCCCTTATACAAACTTATATTCAGCTGTTATTCCTACATATCCCGGTGCTTTTTGGACTTTTACCATGGGGTCTAAAAGCATAAATCCAATTTCACAGGAAATTAGTGATATACCTTTTCTAGAAACTAAATATTATAGTCGAGAACTGCATAAAAGCTACTTTGTTTTGCCACCCTTTGTAAAAGATATTATTTCTAAATAG
- a CDS encoding GNAT family N-acetyltransferase, with amino-acid sequence MILIRKALPDERDEIKRILLEFDIKASSSDITDGAKDAMIVELDDLIVGYGSLDIYGDIAILKLVCVLPKYQNQGFGDGLVRALINYADRRNVKKMYIVHKEKVEYFKRFGFKYVTLEELDNRIHKIHNHGKNKSDFIMELDVDDFFNKQQCHF; translated from the coding sequence TTGATTTTGATCAGAAAAGCTCTTCCTGATGAAAGAGATGAAATTAAAAGAATACTGCTCGAATTCGATATTAAAGCATCCAGTTCTGATATCACCGATGGCGCAAAAGATGCTATGATTGTCGAGCTGGATGATTTAATTGTAGGATATGGCAGTCTAGATATTTATGGTGATATAGCTATTTTAAAACTTGTATGTGTTCTTCCCAAATACCAAAATCAAGGTTTTGGAGACGGCCTTGTCAGAGCATTGATAAACTATGCTGACCGCAGGAATGTCAAAAAAATGTATATTGTTCATAAAGAAAAGGTTGAATATTTTAAACGGTTTGGTTTTAAATATGTAACCTTAGAAGAACTTGACAACCGAATTCATAAAATACATAATCATGGTAAAAATAAGAGTGATTTTATCATGGAACTTGATGTTGATGATTTTTTTAATAAGCAGCAATGTCACTTTTAG